In Archangium violaceum, the following are encoded in one genomic region:
- a CDS encoding thiamine pyrophosphate-requiring protein, which produces MSGTVSDYMLHRLTQWGVRRLYGYPGDGINGILGALGRTSEFQFIQARHEEMAAFMACAHAKFTGEPGVCLATSGPGAIHLLNGLYDAKLDHQPVVAIVGQQKSMGLGGHYQQEVDLPVLFKDVASEYTVMVSHPSAIRHAVDRALRIARAERTVTCIIIPNDVQEQPYQPPPRAHGSIHSSVGYCEPRVVPQERDLRRAADVLNAGKKVAMLVGAGALRAADEVIEVAELLGAGVAKALLGKAVLPDSLPFVTGAIGLLGTKPSWDMMMACDTLLMVGSSFPYSEFLPPEGQARGVQIDLDGRMLAIRYPMEVPLTGDSQETLRALIPLLKRKEDRSWRDSLEKGIRQWWKVLEGRAMNEANPINPQRVFHELSPRIPDGAILAADSGSAANWFARDIKIREGMMASLSGNLATMGCGVPYAIGAKFAYPDRPVIALVGDGAMQMNGNAELVTIARYWKEWKDPRLVVLVLNNRDLNQVTWEQRVLSGDPKYAASQDLPDFPYARYAESIGLRGLRVDRPDQIAHAWEQAFASDRPVVLEAYVDPDVPPLPPHITLEQARHFAASLFKGDEKAGGIIAQSIKGMVEQLKPHKS; this is translated from the coding sequence ATGAGCGGAACCGTCAGTGACTACATGCTCCACCGCCTCACCCAGTGGGGCGTCCGGCGTCTCTATGGCTACCCGGGAGACGGCATCAACGGCATCCTCGGCGCGCTCGGGCGCACCTCCGAGTTCCAGTTCATCCAGGCGCGGCACGAGGAGATGGCGGCCTTCATGGCCTGCGCCCACGCCAAGTTCACCGGCGAGCCGGGCGTGTGTCTGGCCACCTCCGGCCCCGGCGCCATCCACCTGCTCAACGGCCTCTATGACGCGAAGCTGGACCACCAGCCCGTGGTGGCCATCGTGGGCCAGCAGAAGAGCATGGGGCTCGGGGGCCACTACCAGCAGGAGGTGGACCTGCCGGTGCTCTTCAAGGACGTGGCGAGCGAGTACACCGTCATGGTGTCCCATCCCTCGGCCATCCGCCACGCGGTGGACCGGGCCCTGCGCATCGCCCGGGCCGAGCGCACGGTGACGTGCATCATCATCCCCAACGACGTCCAGGAGCAGCCCTACCAGCCTCCTCCTCGCGCGCACGGCTCCATCCACTCCAGCGTGGGCTACTGCGAGCCGCGCGTGGTGCCCCAGGAGAGGGATTTGCGCCGCGCCGCGGATGTCCTCAACGCCGGCAAGAAGGTGGCCATGCTCGTGGGTGCCGGCGCCCTGCGCGCGGCGGACGAAGTCATCGAGGTGGCGGAGCTGCTGGGCGCGGGCGTGGCCAAGGCGCTGCTGGGCAAGGCGGTGCTGCCCGACTCGCTGCCCTTCGTCACCGGCGCCATCGGCCTGCTGGGGACGAAGCCGAGCTGGGACATGATGATGGCGTGCGACACCCTCCTCATGGTGGGCAGCAGCTTCCCCTACTCGGAGTTCCTCCCTCCCGAGGGCCAGGCGCGCGGCGTGCAGATCGACCTCGACGGCCGCATGCTCGCCATCCGCTACCCCATGGAGGTGCCGCTCACGGGCGACTCCCAGGAGACGCTGCGCGCGCTCATCCCGTTGCTCAAGCGCAAGGAGGACCGGAGCTGGCGTGACTCGCTGGAGAAGGGCATCCGCCAGTGGTGGAAGGTGTTGGAGGGCCGGGCGATGAACGAAGCCAACCCCATCAACCCCCAGCGCGTCTTCCACGAGCTGTCACCGAGGATTCCGGACGGGGCCATCCTCGCGGCGGACTCGGGCTCGGCGGCCAACTGGTTCGCGCGCGACATCAAGATTCGCGAGGGGATGATGGCGTCGCTGTCGGGCAATCTGGCCACCATGGGCTGCGGTGTGCCGTATGCCATTGGCGCCAAGTTCGCCTACCCGGACCGGCCCGTCATCGCCCTGGTGGGCGACGGCGCCATGCAGATGAACGGCAACGCCGAGCTCGTCACCATCGCCAGGTACTGGAAGGAGTGGAAGGACCCGCGGCTCGTCGTCCTGGTGCTCAACAACCGGGACCTCAACCAGGTGACGTGGGAGCAGCGCGTGCTCTCGGGGGACCCGAAGTACGCGGCCTCGCAGGACCTGCCGGACTTCCCATATGCCCGCTACGCCGAGTCCATCGGCCTGCGCGGCCTGCGCGTGGACAGGCCGGACCAGATTGCCCACGCGTGGGAGCAGGCGTTCGCCTCGGACCGGCCGGTGGTGCTCGAGGCCTACGTCGACCCGGATGTGCCGCCGCTGCCGCCGCACATCACCCTGGAACAGGCCAGACACTTCGCCGCGTCCCTCTTCAAGGGCGACGAGAAGGCGGGCGGCATCATCGCCCAGTCCATCAAGGGCATGGTGGAGCAGCTCAAGCCGCACAAGAGCTAG
- a CDS encoding zinc-dependent alcohol dehydrogenase — protein sequence MQAMVYEGPYRVKVGTKPDPIIEHPNDAIVRVTRSAICGSDLHLLHGLVTDTRVGCTFGHEFVGVVEEVGSSVRTLKPGDRVAVPFNISCGSCFYCKRGLFANCESTNPNSDLASGVYGYSHTTGGYEGGQAQYVRVPFADVGPMKIPDDMEDEEVLFLTDILPTGYQGAEMGNIQPGDTVVVFGCGPVGLFAMKSAWLLGAGRVIAVDHLDYRLAFARKYARVETLNFKDVDIIPTLKELTEGRGPDVCIDAVGMEAEGSKLHSVLGVKLKMEAGSPTALNWCIQAARKGGTISIIGVYGPPWNLVPIGTAMNKGLTFRMNQCNVKRYMPHLLEHIRAGRIDAKGIITHRFPLAELPRAYELFEKKLDGCIKCVLLPHGHA from the coding sequence ATGCAGGCCATGGTGTACGAAGGGCCCTACCGCGTGAAGGTGGGGACGAAGCCGGATCCAATCATCGAGCACCCCAACGACGCCATCGTGCGGGTGACGCGCTCGGCCATCTGCGGTTCCGACCTGCACCTGCTGCACGGGCTGGTGACGGACACGCGGGTGGGCTGCACCTTCGGCCACGAGTTCGTCGGCGTGGTGGAGGAGGTGGGCTCCTCGGTGCGCACGCTCAAGCCGGGGGACCGGGTGGCGGTGCCCTTCAACATCTCGTGCGGCAGTTGCTTCTATTGCAAGCGCGGGCTGTTCGCCAATTGCGAGAGCACCAACCCCAACAGTGACCTGGCCTCGGGCGTGTATGGGTATTCGCACACCACGGGGGGCTACGAGGGCGGACAGGCCCAGTACGTGCGCGTGCCCTTCGCGGACGTGGGCCCCATGAAGATTCCCGACGACATGGAGGACGAGGAGGTCCTCTTCCTCACGGACATCCTGCCCACGGGCTACCAGGGGGCGGAGATGGGGAACATCCAGCCGGGGGACACGGTGGTGGTGTTCGGCTGCGGGCCGGTGGGCCTCTTCGCGATGAAGTCCGCGTGGCTGCTGGGGGCCGGCCGCGTCATCGCCGTGGACCACCTCGACTACCGGCTGGCGTTCGCGCGCAAGTACGCGCGGGTGGAGACGCTCAACTTCAAGGACGTGGACATCATCCCCACCCTGAAGGAGCTGACGGAGGGGCGCGGGCCGGACGTGTGCATCGACGCGGTGGGCATGGAGGCCGAGGGCTCCAAGCTGCACAGCGTCCTGGGCGTGAAGCTGAAGATGGAGGCGGGCTCGCCCACGGCGCTCAACTGGTGCATCCAGGCGGCGCGCAAGGGGGGCACCATCTCCATCATCGGCGTGTACGGGCCGCCGTGGAACCTGGTGCCGATCGGCACGGCGATGAACAAGGGCCTGACGTTCCGGATGAACCAGTGCAACGTGAAGCGCTACATGCCGCACCTGCTGGAGCACATCCGCGCGGGGCGCATCGACGCCAAGGGCATCATCACGCACCGCTTCCCGCTGGCGGAGCTGCCGCGTGCCTACGAGCTCTTCGAGAAGAAACTGGACGGTTGCATCAAGTGCGTGCTGCTGCCGCACGGGCATGCGTGA
- a CDS encoding CHAP domain-containing protein: protein MMLRKLLLPLVLGVLGTAPAVAAPRAPVKAAAKSKKAAAPAGEVQRSRGTRAIAKATPSKKKRPAVRLTRGRRVARRASTLVGHSLGTYSPRVPDDCSGLVRLAYRAAGIELLSHGTLPGENAVTAIYRRAQRSGALHRRAPKPGDIVFFRETYDRNRDGLRNDGLTHVGVIESVERDGTVVFVHRGGSGVKRARMNLRFPSLRQQGGRVLNDYIRRAEGGERARLTSELFGGYASASRL from the coding sequence ATGATGCTTCGCAAGCTCCTGCTCCCATTGGTGCTCGGAGTGCTCGGTACGGCTCCGGCCGTCGCGGCACCTCGTGCGCCGGTGAAGGCCGCGGCGAAGTCGAAGAAGGCCGCCGCGCCCGCCGGTGAGGTCCAACGCTCGCGTGGCACGCGGGCCATCGCCAAGGCCACGCCCTCCAAGAAGAAGCGCCCGGCGGTCCGGCTCACCCGGGGGCGGCGCGTGGCCCGGCGCGCGAGCACCCTGGTGGGGCACTCGCTGGGCACGTACTCGCCCCGAGTCCCCGACGACTGCTCCGGCCTGGTGCGGCTGGCCTATCGGGCCGCGGGCATCGAGCTGCTGTCGCACGGCACGCTGCCCGGAGAGAACGCGGTGACCGCCATCTACCGACGCGCGCAGCGCTCGGGGGCGCTGCACCGGCGGGCCCCGAAGCCGGGCGACATCGTCTTCTTCCGCGAGACGTATGACCGCAACCGCGACGGCCTGCGCAACGACGGGCTGACGCACGTGGGCGTCATCGAGTCCGTGGAGCGCGATGGCACCGTCGTCTTCGTGCACCGTGGGGGCAGTGGCGTGAAGCGCGCGCGGATGAACCTGCGCTTCCCCTCGCTGCGCCAGCAGGGGGGGCGCGTCCTCAACGACTACATCCGCCGGGCCGAGGGCGGCGAGCGCGCGCGGCTCACCAGCGAGCTCTTCGGCGGCTACGCCTCGGCTTCCCGCCTGTAG